The Microbulbifer sp. YPW1 genome contains a region encoding:
- the atpE gene encoding ATP synthase F0 subunit C: MTWFTGLSTVAAVIGIAIGVLGPAFAMGRAISSALEAMARQPEAEKSIMRTLFIGLAMIESLAIYVLVIILIVLFRNPLLEYIANG, from the coding sequence ATGACCTGGTTTACAGGACTTTCCACGGTCGCCGCCGTCATCGGTATTGCCATCGGCGTACTCGGGCCGGCCTTTGCCATGGGGCGTGCCATCAGCAGTGCGCTGGAAGCCATGGCACGACAACCGGAAGCGGAAAAGTCCATTATGCGCACCCTGTTTATCGGCCTGGCGATGATCGAGTCCCTGGCAATTTACGTGCTGGTCATCATTCTCATCGTGCTGTTCCGCAACCCGTTGCTGGAATACATCGCCAACGGGTAG